Proteins from one Fragaria vesca subsp. vesca linkage group LG6, FraVesHawaii_1.0, whole genome shotgun sequence genomic window:
- the LOC101294579 gene encoding uncharacterized protein LOC101294579, producing the protein MTENRRREDSNVFDQVVRILATKAAGLGFSKQYMVSENRLIKAQGIVWRGFNVLWRLRNLWIHINRILEAAQHTAPLSSLSKTQKPKQSLLPSITATLTKAQNPATQVPVLCLKLENREGVSV; encoded by the exons ATGACAGAGAATCGAAGGAGAGAAGATAGCAATGTCTTCGATCAGGTTGTTCGGATTTTGGCAACAAAGGCAGCTGGTCTTGGTTTCTCCAAACAATATATGGTGAGTGAGAATCGATTAATTAAGGCTCAAGGAATTGTCTGGCGAGGGTTCAATGTCCTCTGGCGACTTCGTAATTTATGGATTCACATAAATAGAATCCTTGAAG CTGCTCAACACACAGCTCCTCTTTCTTCACTCTCAAAAACCCAGAAACCCAAACAAAGCCTTCTTCCCTCTATCACTGCTACACTGACCAAAGCTCAAAACCCAGCTACACA AGTTCCGGTTCTTTGTCTCAAGTTGGAGAATAGGGAAG GTGTTTCTGTCTAG
- the LOC101293994 gene encoding pentatricopeptide repeat-containing protein At3g04760, chloroplastic-like: MAIVSTELLPHSFHTTSQLKPTSHSHHPTALSCRASSASSISNGRNSSRNPTRVSVSAEPKSTQLQNYDFKDTHLMKVLNRSCKAGQYNEAIYFLELMVNKGYKPDVILCTKLIKGFFNSRNIEKAIRVMQILEQYGEPDLFAYNALISGFCKANRIESANKVLDRMKSQGFKPDVVTYNIMIGSLCSRGKLGLALQVMDRLVRDNCKPTVITYTILIEAIILDGGINEAMKLLDEMLSRGLKPDMYTYNAIVRGMCREGMLDRAFEFVKCFDAKGCAPNVISYNILLRALLNRGKWEEGENLVANMCARGCEPNVVTYSILISTLCRDGKVEDGMNVLKIMKEKGLTPDAYSYDPLISCFCKEGRLDLAIELLDCMISDGCLPDIVNYNTVLAALCKNGSADQALEIFENLGEVGCPPNVSSYNTMFSALWNCGDRVRALGMVSDMVSKGIEPDEITYNSLISCLCRDGMVNEAIGLLVDMEAGGFQPTVITYNIVLLGLSKARRIVDAIEVFTAMVEKGCRPNETTYILLIEGIGFAGWRAEAMELAKSVYSLSAICEDSFKRLSRTFPMLDVYKELTLSEIEN, translated from the coding sequence ATGGCAATAGTTTCCACCGAGTTATTGCCTCATAGCTTCCACACTACCTCCCAACTCAAACCCACTTCCCATTCCCACCACCCCACTGCTTTGAGTTGCAGAGCTTCTTCTGCTTCTTCAATCTCAAATGGCAGAAACAGCTCCAGAAACCCAACAAGGGTGTCAGTTTCTGCTGAACCAAAATCAACACAGTTGCAAAACTATGACTTCAAAGACACCCACTTGATGAAAGTCCTCAACAGGTCTTGCAAAGCAGGGCAGTACAATGAAGCAATCTACTTTCTTGAGCTGATGGTCAACAAGGGCTACAAGCCTGATGTGATTCTCTGCACCAAGCTCATCAAAGGGTTCTTCAACTCGAGAAACATCGAAAAGGCTATTCGGGTTATGCAAATCTTGGAACAATATGGGGAGCCTGATTTGTTTGCATACAATGCTTTGATCAGTGGGTTCTGTAAGGCCAATAGGATCGAGTCAGCTAACAAAGTTCTTGATAGAATGAAGAGTCAGGGGTTCAAGCCTGATGTTGTTACATATAATATAATGATTGGGAGTCTTTGTAGTAGAGGGAAGCTTGGTTTAGCTTTGCAGGTTATGGATCGTTTAGTGAGAGACAATTGCAAGCCTACTGTGATTACATATACAATATTGATAGAAGCTATTATACTTGATGGTGGGATTAATGAAGCTATGAAGCTTTTGGACGAGATGTTGTCAAGAGGGCTTAAACCCGATATGTATACTTATAATGCCATTGTTAGGGGAATGTGCAGGGAAGGAATGCTGGATAGAGCTTTCGAGTTTGTTAAGTGCTTCGATGCCAAGGGCTGTGCGCCGAATGTGATTTCATACAACATTTTGTTGCGTGCACTTTTGAACCGTGGGAAATGGGAGGAAGGAGAGAATCTGGTGGCCAATATGTGTGCAAGAGGTTGTGAGCCTAATGTGGTGACTTATAGCATCTTGATTAGCACGTTGTGCCGAGATGGGAAAGTTGAGGATGGAATGAATGTGTTGAAGATCATGAAGGAAAAGGGGTTAACTCCGGATGCATATAGTTATGATCCATTGATATCTTGTTTCTGCAAAGAAGGGAGGCTGGATTTAGCAATAGAGCTTCTGGATTGTATGATATCTGATGGTTGCTTGCCAGATATTGTGAACTACAATACAGTCTTGGCAGCTTTGTGCAAGAATGGGAGCGCTGATCAGGCTTTGGAAATCTTCGAGAACTTGGGTGAAGTTGGTTGTCCTCCAAATGTGAGTTCTTACAATACAATGTTCAGTGCCTTGTGGAACTGTGGAGATAGAGTAAGAGCTTTGGGAATGGTATCAGACATGGTAAGCAAAGGAATTGAGCCTGATGAGATTACATACAATTCGCTTATATCGTGTTTGTGCAGAGATGGGATGGTAAATGAGGCCATTGGGTTGTTGGTAGATATGGAAGCTGGTGGTTTTCAGCCGACAGTTATCACTTACAATATAGTTCTTCTTGGGTTGAGCAAGGCTCGGAGGATTGTCGATGCCATTGAAGTGTTCACAGCAATGGTTGAAAAGGGTTGCCGGCCTAACGAAACCACTTACATTTTGCTGATTGAAGGAATTGGATTTGCAGGATGGCGAGCTGAAGCTATGGAGCTCGCAAAATCTGTCTATAGTTTAAGTGCTATATGTGAAGATTCATTTAAACGCTTGAGCAGGACCTTTCCCATGCTTGATGTGTACAAAGAGCTTACTCTGTCTGAGATTGAGAACTAG
- the LOC101293702 gene encoding protein prenyltransferase alpha subunit repeat-containing protein 1-like: protein MTALLCLKHKTFSGDFPATMIGEANAGDLLRRFEKILESDSAIDEVGFVHPSQFVNLSEEAPSSSGSVSNVVCLKDGTAVFWNREHKLGISTDVLIPLYKEAKRAMMAAIQQYKGLYSAFDVSGVESSVSLDDSIEGEVMKQSRAVLLVSSDYGTAWNSRKMVLLKKQEFSMLLDELLFSALVLSYAPKSEHAWCHRRWVIKLIAGKFSTLQEIVTKESELVEKIAERSKMNYRAWYHRCWLVSYMTTEQSLHELQRSKKWAGLHVADHSCFHYRRQLMLRILEDRCCKQESVSSSYNITINQLWKEELDWDEMLIKRYIGREALWLHRRFLSLFWIKHFLTGHTDLPGDWKHKTSMNNDLGIFMDHELHLLQSCSIIPDDSFDDYQAQATHSATYMLWLIKQFPDSGSIELREKLKIKNLKALLNNACPGRSSTWDSILAYVETSDYYATEVDPHHPATTS from the exons ATGACTGCTCTCTTATGCTTGAAGCATAAAACTTTCTCCGGCGATTTTCCGGCCACAATGATCGGAGAAGCCAACGCCGGCGACCTTCTCAGGCGATTTGAGAAAATTTTGGAGTCCGATTCTGCAAT TGATGAGGTTGGATTTGTTCATCCATCCCAGTTTGTCAACTTGAGTGAAGAGGCGCCCTCATCATCTGGTAGTGTTAGTAATGTGGTGTGCTTGAAAGATGGGACTGCGGTGTTTTGGAATAGGGAGCATAAGTTGGGAATCTCGACGGATGTTCTTATTCCATTGTATAAGGAAGCTAAGCGCGCGATGATGGCAGCAATTCAACAATATAAGGGACTTTATAGTGCATTTGATGTGTCCGGGGTTGAGAGTTCTGTATCTTTGGATGACAGTATTGAAGGTGAAGTCATGAAGCAAAGCAGGGCTGTTTTGTTAGTGAGTTCTGATTATGGCACTGCTTGGAATTCCAG GAAGATGGTGTTGTTGAAGAAGCAAGAGTTCTCAATGTTATTGGATGAACTTCTATTCTCAGCACTTGTTCTTTCATATGCACCTAAATCTGAGCATGCGTGGTGCCACAG GCGATGGGTCATCAAGTTAATTGCTGGAAAGTTTTCAACTTTGCAAGAGATTGTCACCAAAGAGTCTGAGCTGGTGGAGAAAATAGCCGAG AGGTCAAAAATGAATTACCGTGCATGGTATCATCGTTGCTGGTTGGTGTCTTACATGACAACAGAGCAG TCTCTACATGAATTACAGAGATCTAAAAAGTGGGCTGGCTTGCACGTTGCTGACCATAGTTGCTTCCACTATCGCAGA CAGCTAATGCTTAGGATTTTAGAGGACAGATGCTGTAAACAAGAAAGTGTATCTTCTAGTTATAATATTACAATAAATCAACTGTGGAAG GAGGAGCTGGATTGGGATGAAATGTTGATAAAGCGCTACATAGGAAGAGAG GCCTTATGGCTTCATCGGCGCTTCCTATCCTTATTTTGGATAAAGCATTTTTTAACTGGTCATACTGATCTGCCTGGGGATTGGAAGCACAAAACCAGCATGAATAATGACTTAGGTATCTTTATGGATCATGAATTACATCTCCTGCAGTCCTGCTCCATCATTCCAGATGATAGTTTTGATGATTACCAAGCACAGGCTACACATTCTGCTACTTACATGTTATGGTTAATTAAG CAATTCCCTGATTCTGGTAGCATTGAATTACGGGAGAAGCTAAAAATCAAAAACCTGAAAGCCCTGCTGAACAACGCATGCCCTGGAAGATCCTCAACTTGGGATTCTATACTGGCCTACGTCGAAACGTCCGACTATTATGCAACAGAGGTAGACCCGCACCACCCTGCAACTACGAGTTGA
- the LOC101294284 gene encoding pentatricopeptide repeat-containing protein At1g08610-like produces MAHTIAQQNSAVDFRCLHACAKEVSPSSGIGNLPISRFLSKYSRESQCCLRWGGGVGSKSDIYCLQNRGFQRSVCIDRVHEVELDEWSVDTDRLGIERKSGEEMYEKRPRRSSPLDLDGRFVGNSEDKNNDALRNLCSRGKLVNASRLIDIMARRNQIPDFPSCRNLIRGLVKIDRIDKAAKILKIMVMSGGVPDIITYNMMVGGFCKKGQLRSAIDLVEDMSLSGCPPDVITYNTIIRGMFATLNFEQAIAFWKEELRKGCPPYIVTYTVLIELICRHCGIMRAVEVLDDMVVEGCYPDIVTYNSLVNFTCRRNKLEDTALVIHNLLSLGFDPNVVTYNTILHSLCGRGCWDEADEIFTIMNETSVSPTVVTYNILINGLCKFGMLERAINFFTQMISQNCSPDIITYNTLLGALCREGMIDQAIQLLELLSGTSCSPGLITYNTVIDGLAKSGSMEKAMGLYGQMVEIGIIPDEITHRSLVGGFCRENLVEEAAVILKEMHKRGHQVRTSSFKYVIHGLCRNNEVDVAIQVLEMMISDQCMPDEAIYSTILQGVTAAGMTKEADQLRQKLIEWKVVQEETM; encoded by the coding sequence ATGGCGCATACCATTGCCCAACAGAACAGTGCGGTTGATTTTCGATGTCTACATGCATGTGCAAAAGAAGTTAGCCCCTCTTCTGGCATTGGCAATTTACCAATATCAAGGTTTTTAAGCAAGTATAGTCGTGAATCTCAGTGTTGTTTACGATGGGGAGGAGGTGTTGGTTCCAAAAGTGATATTTATTGTTTACAGAATAGGGGTTTTCAGAGAAGTGTTTGTATTGATAGAGTCCATGAAGTGGAACTGGACGAATGGAGCGTTGATACTGATAGGTTGGGTATTGAGAGGAAATCTGGGGAAGAAATGTATGAGAAGAGGCCTCGTAGGTCTTCACCATTGGATTTAGATGGACGCTTTGTTGGAAATAGTGAGGATAAAAATAATGATGCTCTTCGGAATCTCTGCAGCCGTGGAAAGTTAGTTAATGCATCAAGACTGATTGATATCATGGCACGTCGAAACCAAATACCGGACTTCCCTTCTTGCAGAAACCTAATCCGAGGGCTTGTGAAAATAGATCGAATAGATAAAGCTGCGAAGATTCTAAAGATCATGGTCATGTCTGGTGGGGTACCAGATATTATCACATATAACATGATGGTGGGTGGTTTCTGTAAGAAAGGACAGTTACGATCTGCAATTGATCTTGTTGAAGACATGAGCCTTAGCGGTTGTCCTCCAGATGTGATTACTTACAACACAATAATCCGCGGCATGTTTGCTACTCTAAATTTTGAGCAGGCTATTGCATTTTGGAAGGAGGAACTGAGAAAGGGGTGCCCTCCTTATATAGTTACCTACACTGTTCTCATTGAGCTAATCTGCAGACACTGTGGAATAATGCGGGCTGTGGAGGTTTTGGATGATATGGTAGTAGAGGGATGTTATCCTGATATTGTTACCTACAACTCTCTGGTTAATTTTACTTGTAGACGGAATAAACTTGAAGATACTGCTCTGGTTATCCATAATCTTCTCTCTCTTGGTTTTGATCCTAATGTTGTTACTTACAACACTATTCTCCATTCTCTTTGTGGCCGTGGGTGTTGGGATGAAGCAGATGAAATCTTCACAATCATGAATGAGACTTCTGTATCCCCTACAGTTGTGACTTACAATATATTGATCAACGGTTTGTGCAAATTTGGGATGTTAGAGCGTGCAATCAACTTCTTTACTCAAATGATTTCGCAAAATTGTTCGCCGGATATCATAACATATAACACACTGCTGGGAGCTCTTTGTAGGGAGGGAATGATTGATCAGGCTATCCAGTTGCTTGAACTATTAAGTGGTACCAGTTGTTCACCTGGTCTGATCACTTACAATACTGTTATTGATGGATTGGCTAAGTCGGGGTCTATGGAGAAAGCCATGGGATTGTATGGTCAAATGGTAGAAATTGGTATCATTCCTGATGAAATTACCCATCGTTCTTTGGTTGGTGGGTTTTGCCGGGAAAATCTAGTTGAGGAAGCTGCTGTTATACTGAAGGAGATGCACAAACGAGGTCATCAGGTCCGAACGAGCTCTTTCAAGTATGTGATCCATGGATTATGTAGAAACAATGAAGTGGATGTTGCAATACAAGTTCTAGAAATGATGATATCAGATCAGTGCATGCCAGATGAGGCAATTTATTCAACTATACTTCAAGGTGTAACTGCTGCTGGTATGACAAAAGAGGCTGATCAGTTGCGTCAAAAGCTGATTGAATGGAAAGTTGTACAAGAAGAGACCATGTAA